A stretch of the Clostridiales bacterium genome encodes the following:
- a CDS encoding TlyA family RNA methyltransferase has protein sequence MTEKTRADVALVDRGLAESREKAQAAIMAGQVFIGERRVMKASEAVRPEDPLLIRQPEKTYVSRGALKLEKAVRVFSASLKDRVILDAGASTGGFTDVCLHSGARHVYAVDVGYGQLDWKLRNDPRVTVMERTNARFLTADMFPERPEIAVMDVSFISIRLILPALISVIGDQGVIYSLIKPQFEAGRDKVGKKGVVRDPKTHEDVIRTISEFARSVGWNVRRLDYSPITGPEGNIEFLSEIRKSDDSSAGITDADIRSVVAEAHRKLTNEQGDGHL, from the coding sequence GTGACGGAAAAAACACGCGCGGATGTCGCGCTGGTAGACCGCGGTCTTGCGGAAAGCCGTGAAAAAGCACAGGCTGCCATTATGGCCGGGCAGGTTTTTATCGGTGAACGCCGTGTGATGAAAGCATCCGAAGCAGTCCGGCCGGAAGATCCTCTGCTGATCAGGCAGCCGGAAAAAACCTATGTCAGCCGGGGAGCTCTGAAGCTTGAAAAGGCAGTCCGCGTTTTCAGCGCCAGCCTGAAGGACCGGGTGATTCTGGACGCCGGTGCCAGCACCGGCGGTTTCACCGATGTCTGCCTTCACAGCGGCGCACGGCATGTATACGCAGTGGATGTCGGATACGGCCAGCTGGACTGGAAGCTCCGGAATGATCCAAGGGTTACGGTTATGGAACGGACCAATGCCCGTTTCCTGACGGCAGACATGTTTCCGGAAAGGCCGGAAATAGCCGTGATGGATGTCAGTTTTATTTCCATCCGGCTGATCCTGCCGGCTCTGATCAGCGTTATCGGGGACCAGGGGGTCATCTATTCCCTGATCAAACCGCAGTTTGAGGCCGGCCGGGACAAGGTCGGAAAAAAAGGGGTGGTCCGTGACCCCAAAACCCATGAGGATGTAATCCGGACCATTTCCGAATTTGCCCGGTCTGTCGGATGGAATGTCCGCCGGCTGGATTATTCTCCGATCACCGGTCCCGAAGGAAATATCGAATTCCTGTCCGAAATCCGGAAATCGGATGATTCCTCTGCCGGAATCACAGACGCCGATATCCGTTCCGTTGTGGCGGAAGCCCATCGTAAACTGACGAATGAACAGGGAGATGGTCATCTTTGA
- a CDS encoding NAD(+)/NADH kinase produces the protein MIRCICLLANPDRPDAISLASTAESYLKVHGIECISPESGNETLPGCAGIILTFGGDGTLLIGARYAMKYHIPLMGFNLGTTGFLTEEEPERLQEALDAILAGRYETEERMLLDVTNVKTGEHFSALNDAVITRGGYARLIRVDCTVSGEAFGTFTSDGMIAATPTGSTGYSLSAGGPIVEPSMRCIVLTPVCAHSLQQCPCVVSEGSEIRFRLQKERNQTAELQIDGMNRGTLEAGDEIIVTGSPDTVRLLRLHPYHFYSLLHMKLREWGSNHE, from the coding sequence TTGATTCGCTGTATCTGTCTTCTGGCAAATCCGGACCGACCGGATGCCATCAGCCTGGCTTCCACGGCTGAATCCTACCTGAAAGTGCATGGGATTGAATGTATTTCCCCGGAATCCGGCAATGAAACGCTTCCGGGCTGTGCAGGAATTATCCTGACGTTCGGCGGCGACGGAACGCTCCTGATCGGTGCCCGGTATGCGATGAAATATCACATTCCCCTGATGGGATTCAATCTCGGAACCACCGGATTCCTGACCGAGGAAGAACCGGAGCGCCTTCAGGAAGCCCTGGATGCAATCCTGGCCGGCCGCTACGAGACAGAAGAGCGGATGCTGCTGGATGTGACCAACGTCAAAACCGGCGAGCATTTCAGTGCACTGAATGACGCCGTAATCACCCGCGGCGGGTATGCCCGCCTGATCCGGGTGGATTGTACGGTGAGCGGGGAGGCTTTCGGTACATTCACATCCGACGGAATGATTGCCGCAACACCCACCGGATCTACCGGTTACTCTCTCTCTGCCGGGGGACCGATTGTGGAACCGTCCATGCGGTGTATCGTACTGACACCCGTATGCGCCCACAGCCTGCAGCAATGTCCGTGCGTTGTCTCAGAGGGATCAGAAATCCGTTTCCGCCTGCAGAAAGAGCGGAATCAGACTGCAGAACTCCAGATCGACGGCATGAACCGCGGAACCCTGGAGGCGGGGGATGAGATTATTGTGACCGGTTCCCCCGATACCGTACGGCTTCTTCGGCTGCACCCGTATCATTTTTACAGCCTGCTGCATATGAAGCTGCGGGAATGGGGTTCCAACCACGAGTAA
- a CDS encoding arginine repressor: MKSTRQNDIIRIISDKEIEKQEELAGELRALGYQVTQATISRDIKDLHLIKVIGESGKYKYAQPDRNRSAVNVRLTRILSDSLVSVEQAGYMIVVKTLSGSAGVAGEAIDTMQWSGILGTIAGDNTIFIVARNEKDADEITARLRKLSSDE, from the coding sequence ATGAAATCCACCCGCCAGAATGATATCATCCGGATCATCTCGGACAAGGAAATCGAGAAACAGGAAGAGCTCGCCGGCGAACTGCGCGCGCTCGGTTACCAGGTTACCCAGGCAACCATTTCAAGGGATATCAAGGATCTCCACCTGATCAAAGTCATCGGGGAAAGCGGCAAGTACAAATATGCCCAGCCGGACCGCAACCGTTCAGCCGTGAATGTCCGGCTGACGCGGATCCTGTCTGATTCCCTGGTCAGCGTGGAGCAGGCCGGCTATATGATTGTGGTCAAAACGCTGAGCGGATCAGCCGGCGTTGCCGGCGAAGCAATTGACACCATGCAGTGGTCCGGAATACTCGGGACTATTGCCGGAGACAATACCATTTTCATCGTCGCACGAAATGAAAAGGATGCCGATGAGATCACCGCGCGCCTCCGGAAGCTGTCCAGCGATGAATAA
- the recN gene encoding DNA repair protein RecN translates to MIQSISIRNIALIDRLTICFHSGLQVLSGETGAGKSIVVDAMKLILGGRADRTLIRSGCEKGSVEAVFDIPGSDTAARLLERESLEFDGSSITVYREISATGKNICRVNGVMMPLSFLKELSPLLMNLHGQSEHQFLADPETHLAYLDHLGDQAHMLLLGDVRDACMRFMANHREYARLVRISRDKEPRIRQITRELEELRSAALQPGEEESLRDSLRGLEKAGRISGSLKNAYGHLVHGEASEDGALSAVREAGNALKSITEEDDLIHGLSARCENLYYELEDIAFQLSGLIEKNDFDPVRLEQTENRLDQIRRIEKKYGTSADEVLQTEDNLAAELEDLNRLDDRLEQMGAEHRKLLAEYREAARRLTASRKALAEVFSMHMMQELQQLGMAQTVFSVHFEENSDGKPKMPTETGDDRGEFLICPNPGEPLMPLKDIASGGELSRLMLAMKTLEAGHTGVDCMIFDEIDTGISGKMAQTVAEKMIAISRHHQVICVSHLPQLAAAGDYQYLVSKGVVNDRTETNVSELDREGRIREIARIISGADGISPDAVTYAEQLLSAADHKKQCLP, encoded by the coding sequence ATGATTCAATCGATATCCATCCGGAATATTGCATTGATCGATCGCCTGACCATCTGTTTCCATTCCGGGCTGCAGGTGCTTTCCGGAGAAACCGGGGCCGGAAAAAGCATTGTTGTGGATGCCATGAAGCTGATCCTCGGCGGGCGGGCCGACCGTACACTGATCCGCTCCGGATGTGAAAAAGGATCGGTTGAAGCCGTTTTTGACATACCCGGCTCCGATACCGCAGCCCGGCTTCTGGAGCGGGAATCCCTTGAGTTTGATGGTTCTTCCATTACAGTTTACCGGGAAATATCTGCCACCGGAAAAAACATCTGCCGGGTCAACGGCGTAATGATGCCGCTGTCGTTCCTGAAGGAACTTTCACCGCTGCTCATGAATCTCCACGGGCAGAGTGAGCACCAGTTCCTTGCAGATCCGGAAACCCACCTGGCCTATCTCGATCATCTCGGAGACCAAGCCCATATGCTGCTTCTCGGAGATGTCCGCGATGCCTGTATGCGGTTTATGGCCAATCATCGTGAATATGCCCGCCTGGTCAGAATCAGCCGGGATAAGGAGCCCCGGATCCGGCAGATTACCCGGGAGCTGGAAGAACTCCGCAGTGCTGCGCTGCAGCCGGGTGAAGAGGAATCCCTTCGGGACAGTCTCCGTGGATTGGAAAAAGCCGGCCGGATCTCCGGCTCCCTGAAAAACGCATACGGCCATCTGGTACACGGAGAGGCATCGGAAGACGGCGCACTATCCGCTGTCCGGGAAGCCGGAAACGCGCTGAAATCGATCACAGAAGAGGATGATCTCATCCACGGACTTTCCGCCCGTTGTGAGAACCTTTATTATGAGCTGGAAGACATTGCGTTTCAGCTCTCCGGCCTGATCGAAAAGAATGATTTTGATCCCGTGCGGCTTGAACAGACGGAAAACCGCCTGGACCAGATCCGCCGGATTGAAAAAAAATACGGAACATCTGCGGATGAAGTCCTGCAGACAGAAGACAACCTGGCCGCCGAGCTGGAAGACCTGAACCGGCTGGACGACCGTCTGGAACAGATGGGTGCTGAACACCGGAAACTCCTGGCTGAATACCGGGAAGCCGCACGCAGGCTGACCGCTTCCAGAAAAGCACTGGCCGAAGTTTTCAGCATGCATATGATGCAGGAACTTCAGCAGCTTGGCATGGCCCAGACCGTTTTCAGTGTGCATTTTGAGGAAAATTCGGATGGTAAGCCGAAAATGCCGACGGAAACCGGCGATGACCGCGGCGAATTCCTGATATGCCCCAATCCGGGAGAACCCCTGATGCCGCTGAAGGATATTGCTTCCGGCGGCGAACTGTCCCGCCTGATGCTGGCCATGAAAACCCTGGAAGCCGGACACACCGGTGTTGACTGCATGATCTTTGATGAAATCGATACGGGTATCAGCGGTAAGATGGCACAGACAGTTGCTGAAAAGATGATCGCGATTTCCAGGCATCACCAGGTGATCTGCGTCAGCCATCTGCCTCAGCTGGCTGCTGCCGGGGACTATCAGTACCTGGTCAGCAAAGGTGTTGTCAACGACCGGACAGAGACCAATGTCTCCGAGCTGGACAGGGAAGGACGGATCCGGGAAATCGCCCGGATCATCAGCGGTGCCGACGGAATCTCCCCGGATGCAGTCACTTACGCCGAGCAGCTTCTTTCGGCAGCGGATCATAAAAAACAGTGCCTTCCGTAA